A genomic segment from Desulfurobacterium pacificum encodes:
- the sppA gene encoding signal peptide peptidase SppA, with product MNGKKVAAVILAVFFLSVISLLAALKVSNLSFGGKIAIVKVEGVIKSTEPYINILDRLEKDKSVKAIVLRVNSPGGVVGACQEIHDKVAEITKKKPVVVSMGSIAASGGLYISVPATKIVADPGTITGSIGVILQSYNLKKLADKVGIRVITVKSGKYKDLLNPFRNPTRGELKILQQLINDSYNQFVKAVAEGRHLPIEKVKKFADGRVFSGERAKKLGIVDELGGLEKAVEVAKKLSRSPHAKVFVATPKETLLQKLFGEKSQSIVNTAAKLLKGETTETELMYLFQ from the coding sequence ATGAACGGTAAAAAGGTAGCAGCAGTAATACTGGCGGTTTTCTTTCTGTCGGTAATCTCTCTTTTAGCCGCTTTAAAGGTAAGCAACCTCTCTTTTGGCGGAAAAATAGCGATAGTCAAAGTTGAAGGCGTGATAAAGTCAACAGAACCCTACATAAACATTTTAGATAGGCTGGAAAAAGACAAAAGCGTCAAAGCCATAGTTTTAAGAGTAAACTCGCCCGGCGGAGTAGTAGGAGCGTGCCAGGAAATCCACGACAAAGTTGCAGAAATTACCAAAAAAAAGCCGGTAGTAGTGTCAATGGGTTCAATCGCAGCTTCCGGCGGACTCTACATATCCGTTCCGGCAACGAAAATCGTCGCAGACCCGGGAACGATAACCGGAAGCATCGGCGTAATTTTGCAGAGCTACAACCTGAAAAAGTTGGCAGACAAGGTGGGAATAAGAGTGATAACGGTAAAAAGCGGAAAGTATAAAGACCTTTTAAATCCATTCAGAAATCCTACCAGAGGTGAGCTAAAAATCCTTCAACAGCTTATAAACGATTCTTACAACCAGTTCGTAAAAGCAGTAGCAGAAGGCAGGCACCTACCGATAGAAAAAGTGAAAAAGTTTGCAGACGGTAGAGTATTTTCAGGCGAAAGAGCAAAGAAGTTAGGCATCGTTGACGAGTTAGGCGGGTTAGAAAAGGCGGTAGAAGTTGCCAAAAAGCTTTCCCGCTCACCGCACGCAAAGGTTTTCGTTGCAACGCCTAAAGAAACGCTCCTGCAAAAGCTTTTCGGAGAAAAGAGCCAGTCAATCGTCAACACCGCTGCCAAACTGCTCAAAGGAGAAACAACCGAAACGGAATTAATGTATCTCTTTCAGTAA
- the purD gene encoding phosphoribosylamine--glycine ligase: MKVLVVGSGGREHAIVWKVAQSPYVEKIYCAPGNPGIGQLAECVDIKPTDIKKLADFAEEKGVNLTIVGPEAPLVEGIVDEFEKRGLRIFGPSKDAARLEGSKVFSKEMMKKWGVPTADFKVFDNPEEAKAYIKEKGAPIVVKADGLAAGKGVTVAKTVEEALEAVDRIMVEKVFGDAGNRVVIEDCLEGEEASYLVVTDGENFIPLATAQDHKAVFDGDRGPNTGGMGAYSPAPVLSEEMEKEVQEKVIKPILKGMKEEGYPFKGILYAGLMITKDGIKVLEFNVRFGDPEAQAILRRLKTDLVEVCTSVINGKLVEKLEWIPETSICVVLASKGYPGKYEKGKEITGIEEAEKLDSVVVFHAGTAVKDGKLVTNGGRVLNVTALGKDIVEARENVYKAVEKIHFDGMHYRKDIGEKALKRISQ, translated from the coding sequence ATGAAGGTATTAGTTGTTGGCTCTGGCGGAAGAGAGCACGCAATTGTGTGGAAGGTAGCTCAAAGCCCATACGTTGAAAAGATATACTGCGCACCGGGTAATCCGGGAATAGGTCAACTGGCAGAGTGCGTTGACATAAAACCAACAGACATTAAAAAACTTGCAGACTTTGCAGAAGAAAAAGGCGTAAATTTAACAATTGTAGGTCCTGAAGCACCTTTAGTTGAAGGAATTGTTGATGAGTTTGAAAAGAGGGGGTTGAGGATTTTCGGCCCTTCAAAAGATGCAGCACGCCTTGAAGGTAGCAAGGTATTTTCAAAAGAGATGATGAAAAAGTGGGGCGTTCCGACGGCAGACTTTAAAGTGTTTGACAATCCCGAAGAAGCAAAAGCTTACATAAAAGAAAAGGGAGCGCCGATAGTTGTAAAAGCCGACGGACTTGCAGCAGGTAAAGGCGTAACGGTAGCAAAAACAGTAGAAGAAGCCCTTGAAGCCGTTGACAGAATAATGGTTGAGAAAGTTTTTGGAGACGCTGGCAACAGAGTTGTAATAGAAGACTGTCTTGAAGGTGAAGAAGCTTCTTACTTAGTAGTAACAGATGGAGAAAACTTTATTCCCCTTGCCACAGCGCAAGACCACAAAGCAGTATTTGACGGAGACAGAGGACCAAACACCGGTGGAATGGGAGCCTACTCTCCAGCCCCAGTTCTTTCAGAAGAGATGGAAAAGGAAGTTCAGGAAAAAGTTATAAAGCCAATATTAAAAGGTATGAAAGAAGAAGGCTACCCGTTTAAAGGAATACTTTACGCTGGCCTTATGATAACGAAAGATGGAATTAAAGTTCTTGAGTTTAACGTCAGGTTTGGAGACCCGGAAGCTCAGGCGATTTTAAGGCGACTGAAAACCGACTTAGTAGAAGTCTGCACAAGCGTTATAAACGGCAAGTTAGTTGAAAAGTTAGAATGGATACCGGAAACTTCCATATGCGTTGTTTTAGCGTCAAAAGGCTACCCCGGTAAATACGAAAAAGGCAAAGAGATAACCGGAATAGAAGAAGCAGAAAAGTTAGACAGCGTCGTTGTTTTCCATGCAGGAACAGCCGTTAAAGACGGAAAATTAGTAACAAACGGCGGAAGGGTTCTAAACGTTACCGCTTTAGGTAAAGACATAGTAGAAGCAAGAGAAAACGTTTATAAAGCAGTGGAAAAAATCCACTTTGACGGCATGCATTACAGAAAAGACATAGGCGAAAAAGCTCTAAAAAGAATATCCCAGTAA